One window of the Lytechinus variegatus isolate NC3 chromosome 3, Lvar_3.0, whole genome shotgun sequence genome contains the following:
- the LOC121411661 gene encoding protein SSUH2 homolog → MNPPGQGYPPPQQGYPPPQGGYPPPQQGYPPPQQGYQQPQQGGYPPPPQQGGYPPPQQGYPPPQGGYPPPQQGYPPPQQGGYPPPQQGFPPPQQGGYPPPQQGYQQPPQQQQSVPMEVGQAPPPQQPSGPLGSAPTQGGGNAVLPGGVDQGTAQPAGGAKPAMTKYAGDIPDEDVSGDSDDEVTDAPTTEFAYDQMDKVTGYDDVMGVNFLPPPPPTYDEAVKRPTHQTDGVLPTLSNSEAREALLSHIAEQCCWGKRAAEGLTFTNIEHSAAFHYTLETFSERRTTKWVHTPYVGQPIDGPHNGPAPLPWAITADFPALFKNHTRKIEVPHTASVKPCHNCRVTGYIRCPRCYGRGNVRCRRCGGDGRRRVRRYNANTKSHYYTTVTCHSCGGDGRRTCFRCSGYGQITCPVCEGNTQLKCYIELKVEWINHVEDNIVERTALPDELIRNVTGKMVFEEELPKVWPITHFPDEAINQASQRIVKRHEDSFKNERLHKQRHHVRIIPVAEPKCLYNDKSFVFFVYGFEHRVYAPEYPMQCCWGCSVL, encoded by the exons ATGAACCCGCCTGGACAAGGCTATCCACCACCCCAACAGGGATACCCTCCACCACAGGGTGGGTACCCGCCACCTCAGCAAGGGTATCCACCGCCCCAGCAAGGATACCAACAGCCACAGCAAGGAGGGTACCCGCCACCACCCCAACAAGGCGGGTACCCACCGCCCCAACAAGGGTACCCACCACCACAAGGAGGGTACCCACCGCCGCAGCAAGGGTACCCGCCACCACAACAGGGAGGGTATCCACCGCCCCAACAAGGTTTCCCACCACCACAACAAGGAGGGTACCCACCACCACAACAAGGGTACCAGCAGCCACCTCAACAGCAGCAATCGGTGCCAATGGAGGTTGGCCAAGCACCTCCTCCACAGCAACCTTCTGGACCACTGGGATCAGCTCCTACTCAGGGTGGGGGTAATGCTGTTTTACCAGGGGGTGTAGATCAAGGCACCGCCCAACCTGCTGGGGGTGCCAAACCCGCGATGACCAAATACGCTGGTGATATTCCCGATGAAGATGTATCCGGAGATTCCGATGATGAG GTTACGGACGCTCCCACTACCGAATTCGCCTACGATCAGATGGATAAGGTCACTGGATATGATGATGTGATGGGGGTCAACTTTTTACCACCCCCTCCACCCACGTATGACGAGGCTGTCAAACGCCCCACCCATCAGACCGACGGGGT GTTACCTACGCTTTCAAACTCTGAAGCACGAGAGGCGCTGTTATCCCACATAGCTGAGCAGTGTTGCTGGGGAAAGAGAGCTGCAGAGGgtctcaccttcaccaacattGAACATAGCGCAGCTTTTCAT TACACACTGGAGACCTTTTCTGAAAGGCGAACAACTAAATGGGTTCATACTCCTTATGTTG GTCAACCTATTGATGGACCTCACAATGGGCCAGCTCCACTCCCATGGGCCATCACCGCGGATTTCCCGGCcctctttaaaaatcataccagGAAGATTGAAGTGCCCCATACAGCATCAGTAAAA CCTTGTCACAACTGTCGTGTGACTGGTTATATTCGCTGCCCAAGGTGTTACGGAAGAGGAAAT GTTCGTTGTCGCCGTTGTGGTGGTGACGGTAGGAGGAGGGTCAGACGTTACAATGCCAACACCAAGAGTCATTACTATACTACAGTTACATGCCACAGCTGTGGAGGGGATGGCAGGAGAAC atGTTTCCGTTGTAGTGGCTATGGCCAGATCACATGTCCAGTATGTGAAGGCAACACCCAGCTCAAATGTTACATTGAACTCAAAGTCGAATG GATCAATCACGTTGAGGACAATATCGTAGAGAGGACTGCTCTACCTGATGAACTCATCCGTAATGTCACAGGCAAGATGGTGTTTGAGGAAGAACTTCCAAAG GTGTGGCCTATAACACATTTTCCAGATGAAGCCATCAACCAGGCATCCCAGAGAATTGTCAAGAGGCACGAGGACTCATTCAAGAATGAGAGACTGCACAAGCAG CGTCATCACGTTCGCATCATCCCTGTGGCTGAACCAAAGTGCCTGTATAACGACAAATCATTTGTATTCTTTGTCTATGGCTTTGAACATCGGGTGTATGCTCCCGAATACCCCATGCAGTGTTGCTGGGGTTGTAGCGTGCTGTAG
- the LOC121411663 gene encoding ribulose-phosphate 3-epimerase-like: protein MAGAHYECKIGPSILNSDLSSLADECHRMMDSGADYLHLDVMDGHFVPNLTFGHPVVKCLREKITSAFFDMHMMVLSPEKWIEPMKSAGADQYTFHVEATDDPKMVIHRIKEADMKVGIAVKPATPIDVVLPYVEDVNMVLVMTVEPGFGGQKFMGDMMPKVKKLREMYKTLDIEVDGGVGPSTIDTVAEAGANMIVSGSAIMKSDNPKQVIQTLRGSVQDAIQKANLER, encoded by the exons ATGGCAGGTGCCCACTATGAGTGCAAAATTGGACCATCTATATTGAACTCTGACCTTTCATCCTTGGCTGATGAATGTCACAGGATGATGGACAGTGGAGCTGACTATCTACATCTTGATGTCATGGATGG CCATTTTGTTCCAAATTTAACATTTGGACATCCTGTTGTCAAGTGTCTGAGAGAAAAGATCACCAGTGCATTTTTTG ATATGCATATGATGGTGCTCAGTCCAGAAAAG tgGATAGAGCCAATGAAGAGTGCTGGAGCTGACCAATATACCTTCCATGTAGAAGCCACTGATGATCCTAAGATGGTTATTCATCGTATCAAGGAGGCTGACATGAAG GTTGGTATAGCAGTGAAGCCAGCTACCCCTATAGATGTAGTTCTTCCCTACGTAGAAGACGTTAATATGGTTCTTGTCATGACAGTGGAACCTGGATTCGGAGGACAGAAGTTCATGGGTGATATGATGCCCAAG GTGAAGAAGTTGAGAGAGATGTACAAGACTCTGGACATTGAAGTGGATGGAGGAGTAGGCCCTTCTACTATTGACACCGTAGCAGAG GCGGGGGCTAACATGATCGTGTCGGGCAGCGCTATTATGAAGAGTGACAACCCAAAACAGGTGATCCAAACACTGAGAGGCAGCGTACAAGATGCCATACAGAAAGCCAATCTCGAGAGGTAG